In Hirundo rustica isolate bHirRus1 chromosome 2, bHirRus1.pri.v3, whole genome shotgun sequence, one genomic interval encodes:
- the C1R gene encoding complement C1r subcomponent — protein MHVPCLPWAFLFFGVIGSSPVPRGSPLFGEVRSPSYPKPYPNDNISSWDIHVPKGYVVKLTFKHFDLEPSESCFYDYVKIKADKKDLGRYCGRLGSTTGNHPGRKEFVSKGNKMHLEFRSDFSNEDNGTVIPYRGFLAYYKAVDLDECDPNNAAENDERPRCQHFCHNYVGGYFCSCRIGYQLQSDHHSCKVECSSELFTEASGYLSSPEYPQPYPEHLRCNYSIRLQKGLSISLKFLEPFEIDDHQQVHCPYDQLKIRARGREIGEFCGRESPGIIETNSNEVDILFLTDESGFSRGWKIHYTSEKIRCPQPVPQDEFTIIRDLQPVYQFQDYFVVNCKTGYNLMKGDQKLVSFTAVCQADGTWHQPMPRCEIVNCGSPKKLTNGAFSYINESANNEYQSVISYRCNEPYYHIVTGTGGDRFTCSPEGTWLDQDGQKRIPSCLPVCGKPVHPIIEVQRILGGKTAGRGNFPWQALTGINGRGGGALLGDRWILTAAHTIFPKGGVRHNVSLEQLAEEADIFLGHTNVDELHKMGNHPVRRIFIHPDFNPKDEHNFNGDIALLELKNPVTLGPTLLPICLPDATNTSFYMHGHMGYVSGFGVDKNRISSDLKYVSLPAVAREKCQSWLDSNKKGIPMVFSENMFCAGFLEGKQDTCQGDSGSVFTVLDRESGRWVATGIVSWGIGCATGYGFYTKILSYVDWINGIVKEDRP, from the exons AT GCATGTTCCTTGCCTCCCATGGGCCTTCCTCTTTTTTGGAGTGATCGGTTCCAGTCCAGTCCCAAGAGGTTCTCCCCTTTTTGGGGAGGTCAGATCCCCCAGCTATCCTAAGCCATATCCCAACGATAACATCAGCAGCTGGGATATCCACGTCCCCAAAGGCTATGTGGTGAAGCTGACCTTCAAACACTTTGACCTGGAGCCGTCTGAGTCCTGCTTCTATGACTATGTTAAG ATCAAAGCAGACAAGAAGGACTTGGGCAGATATTGTGGCCGGCTTGGGTCAACCACAGGCAATCACCCGGGAAGAAAGGAGTTTGTGTCTAAGGGGAACAAGATGCACCTAGAATTTCGCTCTGATTTCTCCAATGAAGACAACGGCACAGTGATTCCCTACAGGGGCTTCCTGGCATATTACAAAGCTGTGG ATCTGGATGAATGTGACCCTAACAATGCTGCCGAGAATGATGAAAGGCCTCGGTGCCAGCACTTCTGTCACAACTATGTGGGTGGCTACTTCTGTTCTTGCCGGATTGGCTACCAGCTTCAGAGTGACCACCACTCCTGCAAAG TGGAGTGCAGCAGTGAGTTGTTCACAGAGGCATCTGGGTACCTGAGCAGCCCCGAGTACCCCCAGCCCTATCCCGAGCACCTCCGGTGTAACTACAGCATCCGTCTGCAGAAAGGCCTGTCTATCTCCCTCAAGTTCTTGGAACCCTTTGAGATTGATGATCACCAGCAAGTCCACTGTCCTTATGACCAGCTCAAG ATCCGAGCACGAGGGAGAGAGATTGGTGAATTCTGTGGCAGGGAATCACCTGGCATCATTGAAACCAACAGCAATGAGGTGGACATACTCTTCCTCACCGATGAGTCAGGGTTCAGCCGTGGCTGGAAGATCCACTACACCTCAGAGA AAATACGGTGCCCACAGCCTGTCCCACAGGATGAGTTTACCATCATCAGAGACCTGCAGCCTGTGTATCAGTTTCAGGATTATTTTGTTGTCAACTGCAAGACTGGGTATAACCTGATGAAG GGTGACCAAAAGCTGGTGTCCTTCACGGCTGTCTGCCAGGCTGATGGCACATGGCATCAACCCATGCCCCGCTGTGAAA TTGTGAACTGTGGCAGCCCTAAAAAACTGACCAATGGTGCATTCAGCTACATTAATGAATCTGCAAACAATGAGTACCAGTCAGTGATCTCATACCGGTGCAATGAGCCCTATTACCACATCGTCACTGGAACAGGAGGTG ACAGATTCACCTGTTCTCCTGAAGGAACCTGGCTGGATCAAGATGGTCAGAAGAGAATTCCATCCTGCTTGCCAG TGTGCGGGAAGCCAGTCCATCCCATTATTGAAGTCCAGCGGATCTTGGGTGGCAaaacagcagggagaggcaaTTTTCCTTGGCAGGCTCTGACTGGCATCAATGGACGAGGGGGTGGTGCACTCCTGGGCGATCGCTGGATCCTGACCGCTGCCCACACCATCTTCCCCAAAGGAGGAGTACGGCATAATgtgagcctggagcagctggcagaggaggcTGACATTTTCCTCGGCCACACGAACGTAGATGAGCTCCACAAGATGGGTAACCACCCCGTACGTAGGATCTTTATCCATCCAGATTTCAACCCTAAAGATGAGCACAACTTCAACGGGGACattgccctgctggagctgaaaAACCCAGTAACTCTGGGCCCTACACTGCTGCCCATCTGTCTCCCAGATGCTACCAACACCTCATTCTACATGCACGGGCACATGGGCTACGTGAGCGGCTTTGGTGTGGATAAAAACCGCATCTCGAGCGATTTGAAGTACGTGAGCCTACCAGCAGTTGCTCGAGAGAAGTGTCAGAGCTGGCTGGACAGTAACAAGAAAGGCATCCCTATGGTTTTCTCTGAGAACATGTTCTGTGCTGGCTTCCTCGAAGGCAAGCAGGATACCTGCCAGGGGGATAGTGGGAGCGTCTTCACGGTGTTAGACAGGGAAAGTGGTCGCTGGGTGGCTACCGGCATAGTTTCCTGGGGAATCGGCTGTGCCACAGGCTACGGCTTCTACACCAAGATCCTCAGCTATGTGGACTGGATCAACGGGATAGTAAAGGAGGACAGGCCCTAG
- the C1S gene encoding complement C1s subcomponent — translation MWSLIFFCLPVWADAASMYGEILSPSYPQGYPNDVNETWQIQVPVGYGIHLYFTHLDLEPSQDCEYDFVKILSGGRVEGVLCGQKKPRAPGSWIVEEFHVPYNTLTMAFQSDFSNEERFTGFAAYYIAVDLDECMDFVDEPCSHYCNNYIGGYFCSCPPDYFLYEDNKTCGVNCSGNVFTEPTGEIASPNYPSQYPENSRCDYRVALSPGYSVVLTIHSGDFDVEPADSNGTCHDSLTIVSGKQHFGPYCGRKFPGPPEIRTRNNILDIIFQTDHGTQHKGWKIRYYGDPVTCPMSVISNSVLDPKKDRYVLKDIVKVTCVEGYEIVTQRDSITSFLSSCQENGEWSNSHLSCVPVNCGDPPRVDNAQASYVSELREPLYTAAVRYQCEAPYYTLENKEHVIYQCSASGEWVNKEMGTKLPKCVPVCGVPSNPIRDTGRIFGGTRAEKGNFPWQVYFNDPRASGVLISDRWVMTAAHVLEGYDKPPMYAGVIDVRRESLKWEAVKLIPEASFIHPDWKEEPTETRIDFDNDIALLKLKDPVKMGPNISPICLPGKSPEYELQEGTLGYIAGWGQRERGRLPADLWKAQIPVVNMDKCRSVKPDGSDDSIVYIFTDNMICAGGGKDSCQGDSGGAYAIQDPLNDTRYYVAGLISWGPKCGTFGLYTKVARYLDWIRETMSEHEDEEAWQK, via the exons ATGTG GTCCCTGATCTTCTTCTGTCTCCCTGTCTGGGCTGATGCAGCCTCTATGTATGGAGAGATCTTGTCACCCAGTTATCCTCAGGGGTATCCCAATGATGTGAACGAAACTTGGCAAATCCAGGTCCCCGTGGGATATGGTATTCACCTTTATTTCACACATCTGGATCTTGAACCATCACAGGACTGCGAGTATGACTTTGTGAAG ATCCTGTCTGGTGGCCGTGTTGAAGGCGTGCTTTGTGGGCAGAAGAAACCTCGTGCCCCTGGCTCCTGGATTGTGGAGGAATTTCATGTCCCTTACAACACCCTCACTATGGCATTCCAATCAGACTTTTCCAATGAGGAGCGATTCACTGGTTTTGCTGCCTACTACATTGCTGTGG ACTTGGATGAGTGCATGGATTTTGTGGACGAACCCTGCAGCCATTACTGTAATAATTATATTGGAGGTTACTTCTGCAGCTGTCCACCAGATTATTTCCTCTACGAAGATAACAAAACTTGTGGAG TGAACTGCAGTGGAAATGTCTTCACTGAGCCAACGGGGGAGATTGCCAGCCCCAACTATCCCAGCCAGTACCCAGAGAACTCTCGGTGTGACTACCGAGTGGCTCTGAGCCCAGGCTACTCCGTGGTGCTGACCATTCACAGTGGGGATTTCGACGTGGAACCCGCCGACTCCAACGGGACCTGCCACGACAGCTTAACA ATTGTctctggaaaacagcattttggtCCCTATTGTGGCCGCAAGTTCCCAGGTCCTCCTGAAATCAGAACCAGGAACAACATTCTTGACATAATCTTCCAGACAGACCACGGCACGCAACACAAAGGCTGGAAGATACGCTACTATGGGGACC cTGTAACCTGTCCCATGAGTGTCATCTCCAACTCTGTCCTTGACCCAAAGAAGGACAGGTATGTCTTGAAGGACATTGTGAAGGTGACCTGTGTGGAGGGCTACGAAATCGTGACA CAACGAGATAGCATCACAAGTTTTCTCTCCAGCTGTCAGGAAAATGGTGAATGGAGCAACTCCCATTTGAGCTGTGTTC CTGTGAACTGTGGTGATCCCCCTCGTGTGGACAATGCCCAAGCCTCCTACGTCTCCGAACTCCGTGAGCCTCTGTACACAGCTGCTGTCCGCTATCAGTGTGAGGCACCCTACTACACCCTAGAAAACAAGGAGCATG TGATATATCAGTGCTCAGCCAGCGGAGAATGGGTCAACAAAGAGATGGGAACAAAGCTACCAAAATGTGTCCCAG tcTGTGGGGTGCCTAGTAATCCCATCCGAGACACAGGAAGGATTTTTGGAGGCACCCGTGCAGAAAAGGGGAACTTTCCCTGGCAGGTGTATTTCAATGACCCCAGAGCAAGTGGGGTGCTCATCTCTGACAGATGGGTGATGACTGCAGCTCACGTGCTGGAGGGATATGACAAGCCCCCCATGTATGCTGGGGTAATCGATGTTCGTAGAGAATCCCTGAAGTGGGAAGCTGTAAAGCTCATCCCAGAAGCTTCATTCATCCATCCTGATTGGAAGGAGGAGCCCACAGAAACCAGGATCGATTTTGATAACGATATTGCACTGCTGAAGCTGAAGGATCCCGTGAAGATGGGTCCAAACATCTCACCCATCTGTCTTCCTGGTAAATCACCTGAATATGAGCTGCAAGAGGGGACTCTGGGCTACATTGCTGGAtggggccagagagagagaggaagactCCCTGCTGATCTTTGGAAAGCCCAGATTCCCGTGGTGAACATGGACAAGTGCCGATCTGTGAAACCAGACGGCTCCGATGACTCCATCGTTTACATATTCACCGACAATATGATCTGCGCTGGTGGCGGCAAGGACAGCTGCCAGGGGGATAGTGGTGGAGCCTACGCCATCCAGGATCCGCTGAACGACACCCGGTACTACGTGGCGGGGCTCATCTCCTGGGGGCCAAAATGCGGCACCTTTGGTCTTTACACCAAGGTGGCGCGTTACTTGGACTGGATCAGAGAGACCATGAGTGAGCACGAGGATGAGGAAGCTTGGCAGAAAtag
- the RBP5 gene encoding retinol-binding protein 5, translated as MRDRAPSAASLCPGMPPNLTGYYRFVSQENMDNYLRALDINVVLRKLVCLLKPDKEIIHTGDHMVIRTITSLRDYVMDFDLGVQFEEDLGPVDGRKCQTTVSWDGDQLVCEQLGEKRNRGWRHWLEGDQLHLRMTAEDEVCVQVFQKVK; from the exons ATGCGGGACCGGG CGCCGTCCGCCGCGTCCCTCTGCCCCGGGATGCCTCCCAACCTCACCGGCTATTACCGCTTCGTCTCCCAAGAGAACATGGACAATTACCTGCGGGCTTTAG ATATCAACGTGGTCCTGCGAAAGCTGGTCTGCCTACTGAAGCCGGACAAAGAGATTATCCACACGGGAGATCACATGGTCATCCGCACTATCACCTCCCTGCGGGACTACGTTATGGATTTTGACCTGGGAGTCCAGTTTGAGGAAGACCTGGGACCCGTGGATGGACGCAAGTGCCAG aCAACCGTCTCCTGGGATGGGGATCAGCTGGTGTGCGAGCAGCTCGGAGAGAAGAGGAACCGAGGCTGGAGGCACTGGCTGGAGGGGGACCAGCTGCATCTG CGCATGACTGCTGAAGACGAGGTCTGCGTCCAGGTTTTCCAGAAGGTGAAGTGA